The following are encoded in a window of Jeotgalibacillus aurantiacus genomic DNA:
- a CDS encoding ParB/RepB/Spo0J family partition protein, whose protein sequence is MAKGLGKGVNKLFKDMSSIEDEQIQQLSVKDIRPNPYQPRKIFEDGPLRELTDSVKIHGIMQPIIVRKSIKGFEIVAGERRFRAAKAADLTHIPAVVRELNDRQMMELSVLENLQREDLTPIEEAKAYETLMKKLKITQDELAQKVGKSRPHIANHLRLLQLSDKLQEMLSGQKISMGHARALAGIKDQAAALQLAERIVKEGLNVRQLEALIQQLNQKPSKELKKKQADPYIKKQESYLRERFGTSVAIKKGKSKGKIEIEFLSEDDLNRILALLDGGQEE, encoded by the coding sequence ATGGCTAAAGGTCTTGGAAAAGGTGTAAATAAACTTTTTAAGGATATGTCGTCGATTGAGGATGAGCAGATTCAGCAGCTGTCGGTGAAGGATATCCGGCCGAATCCGTATCAGCCGAGGAAGATCTTTGAGGATGGTCCGTTACGCGAACTGACGGATTCAGTTAAAATCCACGGAATCATGCAACCGATCATTGTGAGAAAAAGCATTAAAGGCTTTGAAATTGTAGCGGGTGAACGCAGATTTCGTGCTGCCAAAGCCGCCGACCTGACGCATATTCCAGCGGTCGTTCGCGAGCTCAATGACAGGCAGATGATGGAGCTTTCTGTGCTTGAAAATCTTCAGCGTGAGGATCTGACGCCGATTGAAGAGGCGAAAGCGTATGAAACGCTCATGAAAAAGCTGAAAATCACGCAGGATGAGCTGGCACAGAAGGTTGGCAAAAGCCGTCCTCACATTGCCAATCATCTGAGACTGTTACAGCTGTCAGACAAGCTGCAGGAGATGCTTTCCGGTCAAAAGATTTCGATGGGCCATGCCCGTGCCCTTGCAGGGATTAAAGATCAGGCAGCTGCGCTTCAATTAGCGGAGCGGATCGTCAAAGAAGGATTAAATGTGCGTCAGCTTGAGGCGCTGATTCAACAGCTGAATCAAAAACCGTCAAAAGAATTAAAGAAGAAACAGGCAGATCCTTATATTAAAAAGCAGGAAAGCTACCTGCGTGAACGTTTTGGGACAAGTGTTGCGATTAAAAAAGGAAAAAGCAAAGGGAAAATTGAAATCGAGTTCCTGTCAGAGGATGATTTGAACCGGATTTTAGCGCTTCTTGACGGAGGTCAGGAGGAGTAA